The stretch of DNA TCGTGGATGAGCTTGGAATTAAGCCTTTGAAATTTGAACATGCTTTTTACTGTGTTAAGTGTGAAAATATGGCAACTGCGAAAACATGTCCTCATGGGAAAGAAGACCATATTCATTTAAGCGGGACAAAGGTAAGAGCTATGCTCAGAGAAGGAAGGAAACCTCCTAAACAGTTTTCAAGGCCTGAAGTTGCTGAGATTCTTATAAAATGGGCAACAAAAGCTTAAAAGGTTTATAAAGTTTTTAATTAGATTGAAGGCGGCTTTAAAGCCGCCTTTTTTTATAATAAGGTAATGCCTTTTAAGGGAGGTTACTGTGAAAACGGCTATTTTCCGTAATCTTTGTCCTAACTGTAGAGGTGATGAAGGGAGCGATAGATTAGATAAAGGGCTTCCCTGCGAAAAATGCCTTCCGGAATTTGATTGTTCTATGTCTCAGAAAGATATATGTAAAATTTTAAAAGAGAGAAGAAAACTAAGCCACTACAAGAATATATGCGACGTAATTGGTTTTGTTAATGAATTTTCACAGTTTTTCAGAGAGAAAACAGGTTTTATTCCATGGTCTCTTCAACTTACATGGGCTAAAAGGGTTGCCCTTAAGCGTTCATTTTCTTTGATAGCTCCTACCGGTATAGGGAAAACAACATGGGGAATGGTAACCTCATCTTTCTTAAAAGGAAAATCCTACATTGTTGTTCCTACACGTATTCTGGTTCAGCAGGTTTATGAGAAACTTACAAAATTAACCGATAGAGAGGTTCTGGCTTATACAGGTAAAAAATCAGAAAAAGAAAGGATATTTTCGGGTGATTTTGAAATTTTAGTAACAACTACCAACTTTCTATACAAAAACTGGAATAAAATTCCTGTAGATTTTGAATTTATTTTTGTTGATGATGTAGATTCTGTATTAAAAAGCGGAAGAAATATAGATAAGATTTTAAAACTTGTCGGATTTGACGATGATGCCTTATCTATTGCCATAGAAATTATTGATATTAAACAAAAGCTTGCAAAGGTTTCTTCGGAAAAATCTAAACAATTTTTTTTAAAGAGGTTGAATTATCTAGAGAAAAAGTTAACAGTTTTTAAACAAAACATTAAAACTGTTCTGGTAGTTTCTTCAGCCACAGCTGCTCCTCGTTCTAAAAAGATAAAACTTTTTAGAGAACTTTTGGATTTTGAAGTAGGAAAGACAGGAACCTCTCTTAGAAATGTTGAAGATGTCGCAGTTTTTCCGGAAAAGGGACTTTTAGAAGAAAGTTTGGGACTTATTAAAATGTTTGGTAGAGGCGTTTTTGTTTTTGTTTCCGAAGCTTACGGTAAAGACTATGTAGATAAAGTTGTTTCATTTTTAAACAGTAAAGGTATTGTTTCCGTATCTTATGAAGATTTTTCAGTTGACAAATTCGATGAATTTAGAAAAGGGCAGATAGAAGCGGTTGTTGGTATCGCAAGTTACAGGAATCCTCTTGCCAGGGGTATTGATATTCCGGATGCTGTTAGATATGTTGTTTTTATAGGTGTTCCTCGTATGAAGTTTCCGTTTGAAGTTTCTCTTTCCCCCTCCCGTTTATTTACTTTTATTCTGGTGTGTCGAGAGTTTCTGGAGCAGGATAAGGTAGCCGCTTATTTACCATTTTTAAGAAGGTATCTAACCTTAACAGAGGATAAACTTGATAGTTATCCACCTGTTAAAGAAAAGATTGAGGAAATTGCCCGATATTTGAGAGAAAATCTTTCCGATGAAAGTTTTATTGATAAAATTAAAAAAAGTGATTCTGTATTTTTGGAAGAAGAAAACGGAAAATTCTTTATCGTTGTCGGTGACTCTACCGGGTATATCCAGGCTTCTGGTAGAGCATCGAGAATGTTTGCTGGAGGGCTTACAAAAGGTGTTTCTTTTCTTCTTGTTGATAATCTGAAAGCTTTTAACTCTTTGAGGAAGAGGTTGCTCCTTTATCTTGAAGATATCAACTTCAAAGTTTTTGATAACGAATTGGGCAGGGAAGTTGCCAGAAAAAAAGGCTTTGAAATTATAACTATTGACGAACTTGACGAGATTTTTAAGCAAGTAGACAAGGATAGAGAAAGAGTTAAAGCTATTTTTGAAGGAAAGATTAGAGTAGAAACTGGAGAACTGGTTAAGCCTACACTGGTAGTTGTTGAATCTCCTCACAAAGCAAAAACGATAGCCTCTTTTTTTGGAAATCCAACGAGAAGAAGAGTTGGAATTATAGACGCTTATGAGGTTAATACAGGTGATATGCTTTTCATTATTACTGCGTCAAAAGGTCATGTTTTTGATTTGACTATAAAAGATGGTGTGTGGGGAGTCATTCCGGAGGACGGGTTTTTTGTTCCTGTTTACGGGACAATAAAAAAGTGTTCCCGCTGTGGTTACCAGGGAATTGAAACTTTTTGTCCCAGATGTGGAAAGCCTATGGATGTTGATAAGATGGAAATTATTTCTGCTTTACGATTGCTTTCTCTTGAAGTAGATGAAATTTTTGTGGCTTCTGATCCGGATACTGAAGGAGAAAAGATAGGTTGGGATATAGCTCTTTCTTTAAAGCCTTATCAAAGGAATATAAAGCGGGCTGAGTTTCACGAGATTACAAGAAAGGCTTTTAGAGAAGCAGTGTCTAATCCGAGGATGATTGATGAAAATCTTGTTAAAGCACAAATAGTAAGAAGAATAGCCGATAGATGGGTTGGTTTTTCCCTCAGTCAAAATTTGCAGAAATATTTCGGTAAAAAATGGTTGTCGGCAGGAAGGGTTCAGACGCCTGTTTTAGGATGGGTTATAGAAAGAGAAGAAGAAAGTAAAAAAAAGAAAACGATCCTTGAAATTTATACTGATGAAAGTGTCCTTGAGTTTTTCGTTGATAGTGCAGATGAAAAAATAAAAGATTTAAAGCTTCAATATAAAGTTCTTGAAAAGGAAATTGCTGATAGGGTTCCTCCTCCTCCGTTTAACACAGGAGAAATGATAAAGACTGCTTCTTTCGAACTTGGCTTTTCTGCAGAAAAAGTTATGTCACTTGCTCAAGAACTATTTGAGAGCGGTTTTATAACTTATCACAGAACAGATTCCATTAGAGTATCTTCGGCTGGTATTTTGGTTGCTAGAGAGTTTATTCTTGAAAGGTTCGGTGAAGAATTTTTTAAGCCGAGAAAGTGGGGTGAAGGCGGAGCTCATGAATGTATAAGACCTGTTAGATCGATGTCAGCAGATACTCTTAGAGCTTCTATTTCTGTTGTTGGGGGTGCTCTTTCAGATGATCATTTTAAACTTTATGATCTTGTTTTCAAAAGATTTATTGCTTCTCAGATGATTCCGTTTTCCGTTGAAGTTTTTAAAGTTTTGCTAAAAGTATTACCGTTGGATATTAAGGAAGAAAAAGATTTTTATGGTAGGATTTTAAAAAATGGGTGGAATCTGATATTACCAGTTTCTCTTCCTCGTTTTCCTTTTGATTCTGATAAAGGGGAAATAATGATTAAAAGGTTTAAGATTAAAAAAGTTCCGGTAGTTTACCCATTTACACAAGGAGAGCTGGTCGAAGAGATGAGAATAAGAGGTATAGGGCGGCCTTCCACATACGCGAAAATTGTTCAAACACTTCTTGACAGAAAATATGTTGTTGAGAGAGGAAAGTTTCTCTATCCCACTTCTTTAGGAAAAGAGGTTTACAACTATCTTTCAACGAGATTCGGTGATTATGTGAGTGAGTCATTTACGAGAGAGCTCGAAAAATTAATGGATATGGTTGAAGAAGGAAAAGTGAATTATCAAAATATCATAAAGGAATTTAAAGAAGTTCTGAAGTTTGCCGATTTCACTGTTGAGATTGCTGTTGACGAGGGAGATAATTAATGTCACAAGAAGTTCTATTAGGATTTAGTGGTGGAGTTGATAGTTTTTACTCAGCCTATTTGTTAAAGAAACAGGGTTTTAAAGTTCATCCAGTTCTGTTTTTACTTTCTGGTAAAGAGAATGTTGAAAAAGCAAAGAGAAGTGCTGAGCTTTTAAATCTTTCATTGACAGTAGTCGATTATAGAGAATTGTTTCTTGAAGAAGTGATTGAGCCGTTTATTGATTATTATAAAAAAGGATTAACTCCCAATCCCTGTGTGATGTGCAATAAGAAAATAAAAATAAAAAAACTCTACGAGTTATCTGAGAATTTTGGAATGCCGTTTATAGCTACCGGTCACTATGCACGGATTGTTCACTCTGAAGAGTTTGGTCAAAAAGTCATTAAACGAGGAATTGATTTCGGGAAAGAGCAGTCATA from Desulfurobacterium indicum encodes:
- the rgy gene encoding reverse gyrase, producing MKTAIFRNLCPNCRGDEGSDRLDKGLPCEKCLPEFDCSMSQKDICKILKERRKLSHYKNICDVIGFVNEFSQFFREKTGFIPWSLQLTWAKRVALKRSFSLIAPTGIGKTTWGMVTSSFLKGKSYIVVPTRILVQQVYEKLTKLTDREVLAYTGKKSEKERIFSGDFEILVTTTNFLYKNWNKIPVDFEFIFVDDVDSVLKSGRNIDKILKLVGFDDDALSIAIEIIDIKQKLAKVSSEKSKQFFLKRLNYLEKKLTVFKQNIKTVLVVSSATAAPRSKKIKLFRELLDFEVGKTGTSLRNVEDVAVFPEKGLLEESLGLIKMFGRGVFVFVSEAYGKDYVDKVVSFLNSKGIVSVSYEDFSVDKFDEFRKGQIEAVVGIASYRNPLARGIDIPDAVRYVVFIGVPRMKFPFEVSLSPSRLFTFILVCREFLEQDKVAAYLPFLRRYLTLTEDKLDSYPPVKEKIEEIARYLRENLSDESFIDKIKKSDSVFLEEENGKFFIVVGDSTGYIQASGRASRMFAGGLTKGVSFLLVDNLKAFNSLRKRLLLYLEDINFKVFDNELGREVARKKGFEIITIDELDEIFKQVDKDRERVKAIFEGKIRVETGELVKPTLVVVESPHKAKTIASFFGNPTRRRVGIIDAYEVNTGDMLFIITASKGHVFDLTIKDGVWGVIPEDGFFVPVYGTIKKCSRCGYQGIETFCPRCGKPMDVDKMEIISALRLLSLEVDEIFVASDPDTEGEKIGWDIALSLKPYQRNIKRAEFHEITRKAFREAVSNPRMIDENLVKAQIVRRIADRWVGFSLSQNLQKYFGKKWLSAGRVQTPVLGWVIEREEESKKKKTILEIYTDESVLEFFVDSADEKIKDLKLQYKVLEKEIADRVPPPPFNTGEMIKTASFELGFSAEKVMSLAQELFESGFITYHRTDSIRVSSAGILVAREFILERFGEEFFKPRKWGEGGAHECIRPVRSMSADTLRASISVVGGALSDDHFKLYDLVFKRFIASQMIPFSVEVFKVLLKVLPLDIKEEKDFYGRILKNGWNLILPVSLPRFPFDSDKGEIMIKRFKIKKVPVVYPFTQGELVEEMRIRGIGRPSTYAKIVQTLLDRKYVVERGKFLYPTSLGKEVYNYLSTRFGDYVSESFTRELEKLMDMVEEGKVNYQNIIKEFKEVLKFADFTVEIAVDEGDN